The Theileria parva strain Muguga chromosome 1, complete sequence, whole genome shotgun sequence DNA window CCAATTTATAAACATAATCCTTTGAAAGGTTGCTACCTCGAATGATTATGTTTTGAAGTACAGCTGCCCTTATGTTTAACttttgttttatatatattccACTTTTGTTTTGTATTAAAAAtcttatataatttttagaattaaatTCATCGAGTCCAGATTCAACTATACATGACTCATAAATAAAACCTTCATTTTCAGAGTATCTGCCAACGAAATTAGTTGCAAATTGGGTGGCAATTTTAAGGTCACCTTCAACTCTAAATGAATAACCCACTGATAAATAAGAATTCTCATTCTTCCTGGAACAAGTTTTATTCAAGCTATCAGAATAAGAAATGAATATTCTTAGTAACATCGACTTTATTTTTGgtttagttttatttttaagtatatagCCAGCTGTATCAATAAAATCGTGATCTGATTTACATTGTTCATTGAGAATAAATGAACAAAAACATATCTTGTAGAGAAGAGTTTTTTTATTCGTTTGGGTAAGCATCAGTTGAAAAGATTCCcaaatgtattttttattgttaaatGAGTAACTTTTAACCAACCCATAATTGTTCTTATCGAATTTAAAATCTGGGTCTATATCTTCGAGTAGAGTGGaagttgataataaattatttgacaTTTTCGAGGAGTTTATCTTACCGCATTTAGCGTTAGAATCAACTACTCTGAATTCATCGAAAATGGTTAATTCTGAAccaaaataaataagtttTATTGGCTCATCAGTTAATTCAGTTATAATTGTATTAACTCctaaatataatttgaaGTAGATAAATATAACCTGTAAACGATGGAAACAACAGAGTTGTCGAATAGTCTGAAACagatttacaatttttgCCTCCACACCAACAAAGTAgtgaatttttaatatttaaatatttgtcaATGTTAATGAAAGTCCttgaaaaattgtaaaatgaATATGTTACATTTTCAGAATACGGATTGAAGTCATTGTTCTCACAATTAACCTCCTCATGTTCTTTAGAAATGAAAGTTATTAGAAGTacattgttaaatttactgTACCACTTATAATTCAAAATTgtttcaaatattttttgtttatttaggtcattattactaatttgcCTAGGTCCCGTTACGAGATAATCGTTTTTAGTGTAAATATGCTTAtcgtttaattttacacaaagATGTAGCATCTGTTTTATATTAACTCTTCTGGCATTCGCTTCATCCTTTACAGACAAGAGTTTTGTattgtaattttttgtaataACAATTCCTGAGAAGACGATAACATCCTTTCCATTTTCATTGTAAATTAGGTCCGGCTCTTCCCTCATTGATATTGAAAAGTTTGTATTTAAACTGGATGTGTCTGAACAGGTTGAAACAACAGAGAAAAAAATCCTGGTTTTATCGTTGTAATCATGCGCATTCAATGTCAAGGTAAAAGGCTTCCCAAAGTAGACTACTATTTTAGATTGGAAGAAATATATTcctaaattttaatatttaaaatgaatgGTTACCAGATAGTgaaatttttgaaaatttaaagtattcATTGGAGAGAGTTTTGTAGcacaaattataaaaccATGGATTTAACATTGTTGGCGTCGGGCTTTCATATATTGAATTATAttgaataatataaatattattattcttcGATATTACAACCGGCGAAGTTGACTTAACTAAATTCAGAACGGAACGTACATTCGAATGTGAATTATCACATTGACCCTAATCAAAATTTACGTTAGTTTAACAAGATAccttttttattattaaacttgatccatagttaaatttattttgagAAGTTGTTATATTAACGAATGttttaaatgttaaatttattatacatttgTGACCATAATCACAAGAAAATATTTCATTGGAAAACAATATTCCAGATATAAAAAGTTCAGATATTTCAGTTTTGAAGTGCTCAATAAGTCCACAATCGTATTTTGAACTTGGTTTACACCAACATATTTTTGATGTTCCATAAAATAAAACCTTTTCCAATAGAATTCCTCTATTTCTAAATCGTATTCTTTGGTTGAAACTACTTCCCGATGAATTACAATCTTCctgaattaaaatataatgttCTTCCTCGAATCGatctaaattttaattattcttgACAATTTATACCTTTAGCTTTAACAAGTAGTTTCGAATCCAAAGGaatgtaatattttatcttttcaAGTTCAAAAGCTAAACAaatgtttaataataaaatatataaccTTTTATATTGACCGTTGTAAATAAGGAAAAAGCTGTTTTTACTTCATTCCTTGTCCAGCAAATTTCATACATTCCAATCATGGACTCTATAATCCAAAATTAAGACTTTAAATTACTGTTCAAGTTGACATTAAAAGTTATTAGGGTTATTGTATCCCTTCCTTTTTGGTAATGAGTAAGCTCAAAAATATCACTTGTATTATCTATTTCTATTGGTTGGTGGCTTGAACAAGACTTTGACAATGACATTGTTCCAGTACtttttgaataaaaattatttataggTATATCACAAAGTGATCCAATCCAACACGTTTGTTCTGCATTAATTGAACctaaatgataataatatataatattttaaatcaaaCTAAAGTCCAAAAGTGATCCGACATGAATTGTATGGTCTTCGTAATTACAATTTCGATTTTTTATGTATATCTTAGAGCAGAAGCAAAGTTTAAATACAGTTCCGGATTGAATCTCAGCATCCACATTAATTCTTGTCCAATTAAATCTGGTAAATGAACCATACGGTTCAATTTCTGATAAACCCTCATCTGCCaaaaattttagaggtGGTACATTTCCACAGCTTTTTGAGATTAAAATTCTAGAATTTGAATTGGAACTCGATGTTATGTTAATTGTATTCAACTTAATACTACAATTTTTTGACAAATCACACGATGCTCGTTGAAAATATGAAACCCCTAGTTCATTTggtaattaattttaaaatacctcttAAAGTAATGGTACCAACTTCAgggtaataattataaacgTCGTCATCTCTGCATTTTATTCTCTCATCACAAAAATCGCAGTATTTGAGGACATATTCGTAGATGTTGTCAAAGGTTATACTGAATTTGACAGAATTTGAGGTTATTTTGACCTTTTCCTCCAAATTCCATAACTTTGATTTTGATATTTGATCTCTGGTATTAAATTTCTGACTGTATATCAAAGCGTGTGATCGATCGCAGTTGAACATTTCTTTGTTGTTAAAAACGAGTTCTTGGGTTCCTAGCGGAGAAAAGTAGAGCTCACCAATATAAATACCTATATCTTATATCATGATTAATATCTTACTTAAAACTTTAATATATCCTAAGcatactttaaatttttcatatttgCAATCAGGACTCCAGTAAATGACATTTTCTTGCTCACTTTTGACATCAGTAATATGCTTATCTTTATCCATGTAATAAAGATATTTACCTTCAGAAACtttcaacaatttttcaaaaacgGGATCATTTGCTGATGTGGACATGTAGTAGCaattttttgtattaaTATAGTTTCCAGGTATTTCAATAATACAATCAATTCcaactacacattttaatgCAAAAAACGAGTCGATTACAGGGCCTGAAGAtgaaataaatatactatttattacCATCTACATCCATATTGCAGAGTTTTTTGTCGTATTTCGAATCATCGTCACAAACGTCCTTGTCACAATAACATAATACAGGATTAGTTAAGAATTTGACCAATGACTCGCCAGAAATGTATGTTACAGACCATTGACCTgggaataaaattataatttattttaccttcatttatttttttgaaGCCCTTTTTTGATAAAGAGCCCATTGATATCATAGGACCAGAACAATCTTTGTTCTTAAGTGCTATAAACAGGTGTTTATTTGTGTTAGATGGATTTTCATTCAGTGGTAGATACAATGTTGCATTTTTCTTCCATGGAATTCCAAATGTAATAGAATCAGTCAATTTTGAAACTCCAATTCCTAAAACCctataaatgttaaaaacaAGCCTGAGTATTCTATTGTTGctattttttcatattttccTTCAGTGTTTTTTGAGCACAAAATCATTGGAGAATTATTTCCTTCGTACTTTAAATCAGGATCAAGCAGTTTCATTTTATAACTACAGTCTGTTTTTGAATTAACGTATTCTTTTACGTATAATTTAAACCCTTTATGATTTGGGGGAATCTTATCTGCCAGCTCACATGGTCCATATTGCGATATATTGCaaatgatttttaataagtctaaattttaaaattaggATTAATTAACTAACCTGTGGATTTAGAGTCttttacaaataaaataaatacaaataattgtgtaagaaaaattttattcatttattcaggcataaaataatgtgtaataatattaacataattaGATTCATGTCACttgtaatttaaaaatagaGTCGACTTTATTCTTGTTAGAAACTACACCTGATCGTCTCTTGGCTGCTGATTTCCTTTGCAATTTTGATATCGAATCTAGTATTTCATCATTGGTCAAATTTTCTGATAAAACTTTTTCGACCCCGGCTTTCAGGGCTGAGACTCTTGAAAATCTAGTTACTAGTGAGTTCATTTGATtcttttcttcttcttcagACTCTTTAAGTTCTTGGACATCTTTCTTCAGACTCTCAAGCTCAGCTGTTCTTTTGTGTTTTTCTGACATTTTGGCTCCGTAAACCCCCTCATGTTCTACACCCTCTACAAGTTTATCTATTTCACtttgtattaatttaacCTTGGTTTTCTTTATTCGTGTGCTGAAAGTTCTAATAAAATCAAGATATTCAACATAAATTTCATAGATTCTTACTAACTCAGATTTGTCTATACGTCTGAGTGTTATCAaggaataataaaattgggAGAGCGTTACTGGTCCGTCATCGTAGAATTGTTCAAATAATACATCCACAAGCAAAGTTGCTGAAATGTGGTCAAAACAATAATCTAAAGTTTTATATTGTAATTCTTCGCATGTTTCATCACAGGGTTCTGATCGATGAGAGTAAGTCACATGGGATTTTATTGTGTTGAACGggtaatttaacaaaaacAACTTGGCAAGACCCTTGTATTTCTTATTGAAAAGGTATAAATACAGCACATACTCAATTATCTCATCTTTTGTAATGTTTTTAGAGAAAATATCAATCTTCATACATCTGGAAATCCAGATTATAAGCCTGATGTAGAAGTAGAAAATGGTCGGAGACAATCTATTTATGTTTTTGTGTGATTTGCAAAGCTTTAAAACCTCTGTTAAGCATGGAATTAAAAAGGTTTTGTCACGGTAAGTAGATGTAGAGTCaattattgaatttattCGTTTCTTTTTAGAAACGTTGTAAGCTTCAAATACCATGGTGTCATCATCCGGATTGAAGTAGAGTAATGAGTGGttatgtttaaaaaatgataaaaaagaCAATGTGAAATTTCTCCAAAAATATTCTTTGGGTCTCGATATAACACAACAAACTGTTATAAACTCCCTCAATAGAGTTaagaaaattaacaaatatgaCAACGCTGAAGCTATAAACGGCAGTCCCGTAAcaattgaaaaattgtaaaaatatgatCCGTACATTAACGTAGATGAAAAAATGTTTGAAGCCATCAAatatttttctaaattataaaatacgAAGTCCGATCTCGAGTCATATGGCTTAAATACGAATATTAGTTCAAGGTAGACAAAGTGAATTATTAGGTAAAACAAAATTCTGTTAATTTCAGATTTATTAGAGTCTATTGAATGCCTACATACTATAAGGAAAATGATTAGGATATGTCTTGACAATTGAATAACATCCCAGTTTCTGTGTTTTTTTCTGTAACcagtaataaatatatttccCCATCCCTGGGTGTACTCACAATTCTTGAATTTAATGAACAAAAATATAagtaatataaaaataaagccTAATGACGATGCACTAACTATAGAGCCAAACAAAAAGTTTCTATTTGCAAACGTACATATTTGATTTGGCATGTGCAGTAGCACATAACCTTCTCTTAGTGGGAATTTTGTATACCATATAATAGAAAGTGAATTTAAAGCTAAAGACGGTAAATGTAAACATATCAAGACCATTATGTGTTGAAACAGTATTCCAGACGGTTtctcaaattttatttctttcTCATCATGAAATCTTGATAGAGAAACATCACTCGGGccaatttttattctaaGCATTTTAAGCCGCCTTTTGAGCGACCTTTTAAATATAGAGAATGTTATATTTAGTATGTAAAAAACGAAATCGAgtatgaaaataaatataatgtCAAATATAAGCTTAAATATTCCAAAGTACCTTTGCAGGTACCAAATTTCTATATAGTTCAATTCACTCAGTTTTGGGACTTTTTTCGCAAAACCAAAgtgatttaaaatatattctaTATATACTGACAGGTTTCTGAAGCAATTGATTCGATCTACATGTGCATAGAAGTTTATTGGATGGTAAAagaatttttcataaaagctataaaattttctaatgGTAGAAGGCGAGTTTGAAGGGATGATTCCTAAGGGGACAAGTGATATTGTATAGCTGTATAGAATTTTGAAAATGGTTACCAAGGATAACTCAGAGGTACTGTTGGCTCGTTTGTTATAAAGGCagagtaaaattattatggTATACAAGGTAATTCTAgggataataattttaatcagCTCCTTTATAGTGCCTGAACATTTTTTGCACTTGgaattaaaatgataaagatCATAACCTAGATCGCACTCTGTGCAAAGGAGTCCGGAGGAGCCTTCCGAACACTTTCCTCCTGATACACAGCGAGCTGGAGTAACACAAGGATATGTTAATCTGGTTGTATCACTTCTGACTAGAGAAGTATTATTTTGAGATGAAATTTGAAGCAAGGAGCTAGAGGATTCATATCTAATATAGTTTATATCTACTATTGCATATCCACTTTTTGGAATGGGTTTGGTGTGGATACCATTTTGCATACCACCGTAACAAATAGAACCATATGGGCATTTTTTACACTGAAACTTACCATTTTCAAAATCATAATAAAATCCTGGTATGCAAAAACAATCTTCTTTACTTTGAGATCCGGGCAGTGATGAGGAATACATTGGACATGCTTCATGGCAAGGTTCGTTTTGATGTGATGATTTGAAAGTTCCAGGTAAACATTTTTCACATTCTAATCCAAATCCTGAGTCCAAATCACTTCCTAATGGTTTTATTCCATATCCTGGGTTACACATACATGAGGTTGTGGATTCATTATCAGGAGAAAACGGGACCGAGGATCCAGCAAAACATGGAACTGGTGGCATGTGGACCTTTGGAAACATCCACATTCCCTTACAGAAATATCCATAAAGGCATATTGAgcaataaaaatttaacttGGTGTTAACTAAATCCTTTACATTTTCACTAAATAACCAATCAATATCCAAAGGTTTTTCATTAATATCCTTCGCGTCGTGCTCATGTACATCAACGATATTTGAGTGTATGAGCCTATTTGTTGGTGTATTACTTTTTAGTTGCGGGAACGATGCTGCATATTTGTTCTTTATACAGGTACATTgattaatgaaaaatgaaCCTTCCATTGGAGTTGTTGTATTTGAAGGGCATTTTGTACAGAGTTCATTTGATAGTGTTGGCTTATAACTTCCCTTCTTGCACGGGACGCAAACGTTATCGTATGGGTAATATCCTGGTAGACATAGACAATCATCGGGTCTCGATGACCCCTCAAATAGTGTTACAGAGTTTAAAGGACACTTGATCTTGGGTGCGTCGAGACCGCCAGGGCAGTAATAGTTTCTGGGACAAAGAAGAAAGGTTGGGTATACGTAATCCCTTATAATCTCACATATAACTGgtcctaaaaattaaatgaagtAATATGCATACCATGGTTGTCATCCCTAATGGTGACGGGGTTGtctttaattattttaggtaTTATATGACCGAAAGTTGTATATAAGGAAcaaaaattttcttttgGGCGTTCACTTGATCCTGCGAACTGTGTGAACCTATAGTAGTGAGCATACTTGCAATAAGGGTTAAGTTTACACAGTTCTACGCAAGATTCAAGACTTTCTCTCAATATCATAACGGATGGTGAGATAAGTTCTACGCTCTTGTAACAGTGTACTTTAAAGGACTGTAGAATAATCTCattgtaaaaattgtaattcGACTCGATGTTTTGGGCCATAATCTTGTAATCATCAAAAAGAT harbors:
- a CDS encoding GCC2 and GCC3 family protein, producing MCPEGHGFTTIALAGSTSRNCIKCPLNTFQPIDGTQASCIKCPENTYTLKEGSTSLLHCIPLPGYFNLFDDYKIMAQNIESNYNFYNEIILQSFKVHCYKSVELISPSVMILRESLESCVELCKLNPYCKYAHYYRFTQFAGSSERPKENFCSLYTTFGHIIPKIIKDNPVTIRDDNHGPVICEIIRDYVYPTFLLCPRNYYCPGGLDAPKIKCPLNSVTLFEGSSRPDDCLCLPGYYPYDNVCVPCKKGSYKPTLSNELCTKCPSNTTTPMEGSFFINQCTCIKNKYAASFPQLKSNTPTNRLIHSNIVDVHEHDAKDINEKPLDIDWLFSENVKDLVNTKLNFYCSICLYGYFCKGMWMFPKVHMPPVPCFAGSSVPFSPDNESTTSCMCNPGYGIKPLGSDLDSGFGLECEKCLPGTFKSSHQNEPCHEACPMYSSSLPGSQSKEDCFCIPGFYYDFENGKFQCKKCPYGSICYGGMQNGIHTKPIPKSGYAIVDINYIRYESSSSLLQISSQNNTSLVRSDTTRLTYPCVTPARCVSGGKCSEGSSGLLCTECDLGYDLYHFNSKCKKCSGTIKELIKIIIPRITLYTIIILLCLYNKRANSTSELSLVTIFKILYSYTISLVPLGIIPSNSPSTIRKFYSFYEKFFYHPINFYAHVDRINCFRNLSVYIEYILNHFGFAKKVPKLSELNYIEIWYLQRYFGIFKLIFDIIFIFILDFVFYILNITFSIFKRSLKRRLKMLRIKIGPSDVSLSRFHDEKEIKFEKPSGILFQHIMVLICLHLPSLALNSLSIIWYTKFPLREGYVLLHMPNQICTFANRNFLFGSIVSASSLGFIFILLIFLFIKFKNCEYTQGWGNIFITGYRKKHRNWDVIQLSRHILIIFLIVCRHSIDSNKSEINRILFYLIIHFVYLELIFVFKPYDSRSDFVFYNLEKYLMASNIFSSTLMYGSYFYNFSIVTGLPFIASALSYLLIFLTLLREFITVCCVISRPKEYFWRNFTLSFLSFFKHNHSLLYFNPDDDTMVFEAYNVSKKKRINSIIDSTSTYRDKTFLIPCLTEVLKLCKSHKNINRLSPTIFYFYIRLIIWISRCMKIDIFSKNITKDEIIEYVLYLYLFNKKYKGLAKLFLLNYPFNTIKSHVTYSHRSEPCDETCEELQYKTLDYCFDHISATLLVDVLFEQFYDDGPVTLSQFYYSLITLRRIDKSELVRIYEIYVEYLDFIRTFSTRIKKTKVKLIQSEIDKLVEGVEHEGVYGAKMSEKHKRTAELESLKKDVQELKESEEEEKNQMNSLVTRFSRVSALKAGVEKVLSENLTNDEILDSISKLQRKSAAKRRSGVVSNKNKVDSIFKLQVT